Sequence from the Nocardia cyriacigeorgica GUH-2 genome:
CGGCTTCGCCCGCATCGACGGCCGCCCGGTCGGTGTGCTGGCCAATCAGCCGCTGGTGCTCGGCGGCGCCTTGGACGCGAACTGTTCGGACAAGGCCACCTACTTCATCCGGCTCTGTGATGCCTTTGGGCTGCCGCTGATCTTCGTGGTGGATACCCCGGGCATCCTGCCGGGTGCGGAGGAGGAACGCAACGGCGTCATCATCCGGGGTGGGCGGGTGCCGCGCGCGATCATCGAGGCGACGGTGCCGATCATCAATCTGGTGGTGCGCAAGGTCTACGGCGGCGCCTACGGGTTCATGGCCTGCAAGCAGCTCGGTGCCGATATCAGCTTCGCCTGGCCGACTGCCCGCATCGCGGTGATCGGTGCCGAGGGCGCCGTCGATATCGCCGGCCGCCGTCAATTGCAGCAGGTGCCGCCCGAACAGCGGGCCGCGGTGCGCGAGTTCATGATCGAGCAGTACAACGCCACCGTCGCGACACCGTGGGTGGCGGCCGAACGCGGCTACATCGACGCCGTCATCGAACCGTCCACCACCCGCCTCGAACTGCGGCACGCCCTGCGCCTGCTGCGCGACAAGGGCGCCACGGTGGAATTCAATCCGCGCAAGCACAGCTTGTATCCCATGTGAGCCCGGCCGGTTCACGGCAGTTCAGGACGGTCACCCATGGCTGGTTTCCGGCGATATTCGGTTACGGTCGGCGCGGCGGTGATATGCGTTGTGGCCGTGGGTCCTTCGACAGCCGCGGCCGTTCCGCTCGATCCGATTGCGGTGTTGTGCACGGGCAGCGCGGACGGCTCCGGTGGGACCTGTGGGCAATGGACCGGGTCTAGTCATTACAAGACCGGCGCTCAGATACGTTTGCCGGTCGATGAGGTTCCCTCACGGCGCCACAGCCTGCCGTGATTGTGTTGTAGCGGCAGGTTCCGGGGCGCCGGGACCTTGTGGACGCCAGTGGGTTTCGTCGACTGCGTACCGCCGTCACCGTCAGCGGACGTCTCGTCGCTTACCGCCGATAATTCGATCATCGGCAAGTCGTTGCTGCCGGAGCCGGCCCCTGCGATCTTCCGCGAGAGACCCGATGAGCCGCCCGCTCGGCCTTCTCCTGCACCGTGGCGACATCGTCAACCAGCACATTCACCTGCCCGACCTTGCCGACGCTTCCCCTTGCCGAACGCCCCCGGACATGGGTATGCCCACCGAGCGGGCAGGGCCTGAGCCGCTCGATGGGCATCCGCCGGGCCGTCGCACGAACCGGCGCGGGTCACCGGTTAGGTGCGCGGGCGCGGCGGCCGGGCACCCACCGGACCGGCGGAGTCGGTGTCGATCCGGTCCGGTGGGTGCCGGTCTAGTGGCGGGTCAGAGTTGTCCGCCGCCGCCGATGAGCCAGGGGTTGAAGGTGCATTGCAGTTGCGGGAACTGCACCGGATCCAACGCGTTCAACGCGATGGACAGTGCCCGCGGCGAGTACATCATCGTCAAGTGGTCGGAGATGTCTTGTTCGCAGCCGTCTTGCAGGGTGATATTGCGGACCGTGGCCCCCGGTCCCGGCTTCAGGAACGTCAGATCATAGGGATTGGTGATCTCGTCATAGCGGGTGCCGACGATCGTGTAATCCACCCCCGGGACGGTGTCGCCATTGGCGTTGAGTTGGTTGACGAAGTCCGAGCCGATGGTCTGCTGGATCCCGGCATGCCCGACGAAGATCTCGATGAACCCGAGAATATCGATGCCCAGGTTGTTGATCGCGCGACCCAGGGCGCCGATGCCGTCGAGGCTGGTGCCGTGATGGGTGGCGCCGTAAGTGATCAGGTTCTTCACCTTCGCCGCACCCCCTTCGAACTTGGTGTACCAGTTCGACATCGACCCACCCTGCGAATGCGCCACGATATCGACCTCACTGGCGCCGGTCGCCGCCAACACCCGGTCGACGAACACCGCCAGTTGTTTGGCCGAGTCCTGGATGTAGCCGGTGCCCATCACCCCGGGCAGCACCGACCCCAACCCGCCACCCTCGAGCAGATTCGAGCGCCCGTAGTTGAAGGTGAAGGTGCAGAACCCGGCATCCTTGATCGGCTGACCCATATAGGCGAACCCGTTGTAGGCGTTCATCCAGGTGCCGTGGATCAACAACACCGGCCGCGGATGCTCCGCCGTCGGCTTGCAATTCCAGTCATTGGCGCCCGGCGGGGCCGCATCACCATTGGCCAGGCCGTAGGCGAACGCCGCCAACCACGACGTCTGCGAAGGCCCGTAACCGATGGTGTCGGAGGCATACCCACCCGACGACCCCGAACTACTACCCGAACCCCCGTAGCAATCACCGGACCCGTTACCCGAGCCGGCGCCGCTACCGGAATCACACGCCGACCCCGAACTCGACCCCGAATCGGCCACCGGCCCCGCCACCGACCGCCCCGCCGCAATATAGTCGGCCAGATCCTGCTCCGTCGGCGCGGCCGCGGCCTGCCCACCCACCGTGGACAACGCGAGCACCGCCGCACTCGCCACCACCACCGAACGCAACAACCGGCGAGAGGTACTTCGTCTCATAACGTGCCTTCCTGAGCTACAAACGTTCCAGTGATGACGCCACCGCGAATTCGGCGGCACCAAAACTGCGCCAACGGTATTTGCGGAAACGGTGCGGTCTCAGGCGGAACGTCGGTGTCTGGAAACTTCACGAAAAACGGTCACGGGTATTCGGCACGATGGACAGTCGATGCGGCCGGTTCTCGCTTTCCGGGCGTGAGAATGTCGTGCTACCAGCACTTCTGGTTGTGATCACAGGTTACGCGGCGGCGCGGTACCCGGCCGGAGGCCGGGCTCGGTAATCAATGTGTGCCGGACCAATTCTCGCTCGGGCGCGGCTGTGAGCTGTCCAATTGCGTATCCGCAGTGATGTTTTCCGGATGTCGCTGTGGATACGGTAATCATCCCCGTAGGAATCGGTCAGGAGGTCGATCCCGGATGTATCTCGCGAGCATATTCGTGACCTGGCTGACCTTCGTCGCCCTCGGCACCACCTCGCTCTGGGTGGTCTGGGCGGCACCCGGATCCACCCGCGTCAAAGTACAACGCTCCCTCGGCCCGCTGTGCCTGCTGAGCGTTGTGGTGATGCTGATATGGATGCAATTCGCGGCCGGTTGGTGAATAGCCACCTCCCGGCACCGCGTCAGGACGCCAACCCGCGCAACTGCTCCAGCAACCCGACGACCTGCTGAATGGTGTCGAGGTTCTGCAACGGCTCCGGAATGCGCCGCCGCAACCGCTCCCAGCGGGTGGTGGCGGCCGGGATATCCGGCTCCGGGTCGGCCAGGTCGCTGAGGACATCGTCCACATCGGCCGCCGAATCCGGCGCCGAGTCGAGCTGCGAGCGAAGCCGGCCGAGCTCAACGCGCAGATTGGCGAGCAGCGCCGCGAGCTGGTCGGTGTCGGCCCCGCCCGACAGATCGACCGGGCCGTTGATCTGCCCGTTGTTCCCGGAACCGCCGATATTGCCCGCGGCGACCCGGCCGCCGGTGATGTGGACCGAGGGGGCGGA
This genomic interval carries:
- a CDS encoding esterase/lipase family protein is translated as MRRSTSRRLLRSVVVASAAVLALSTVGGQAAAAPTEQDLADYIAAGRSVAGPVADSGSSSGSACDSGSGAGSGNGSGDCYGGSGSSSGSSGGYASDTIGYGPSQTSWLAAFAYGLANGDAAPPGANDWNCKPTAEHPRPVLLIHGTWMNAYNGFAYMGQPIKDAGFCTFTFNYGRSNLLEGGGLGSVLPGVMGTGYIQDSAKQLAVFVDRVLAATGASEVDIVAHSQGGSMSNWYTKFEGGAAKVKNLITYGATHHGTSLDGIGALGRAINNLGIDILGFIEIFVGHAGIQQTIGSDFVNQLNANGDTVPGVDYTIVGTRYDEITNPYDLTFLKPGPGATVRNITLQDGCEQDISDHLTMMYSPRALSIALNALDPVQFPQLQCTFNPWLIGGGGQL